From one Nocardioides yefusunii genomic stretch:
- a CDS encoding PhoH family protein, which translates to MSESPLSSKHVVVIPPDVDMVRVLGPGDEYLGIIEGAFTCDVHVRGNRITLRGDYREVDLADQLIAQLVEMVRRGQVLTNDGVEQSIMLLRRKQERPVDVLGMNILTNRGRTIRPKTLNQKKYVDAIDDNTITFGIGPAGTGKTYLAMAKAVQALNAKKVSRIILTRPAVEAGERLGYLPGTLTEKIDPYLRPLYDALHEMVDPEAIPKMMETGVVEVAPLAYMRGRTLNDAFIILDEAQNTSPEQMKMFLTRLGFGSTIVVTGDITQVDLPGGVRSGLKVIEEILDGVKDISFHRLTSHDVVRHALVGKIVAAYDQFDAAKEVERLRVQEHREARAAKSDAASKDAAGTSSQNPRPAKER; encoded by the coding sequence ATGAGCGAGAGTCCCCTCAGCAGCAAGCACGTCGTGGTGATCCCTCCCGACGTCGACATGGTCCGGGTCCTGGGGCCCGGCGACGAGTACCTGGGCATCATCGAAGGTGCGTTCACCTGCGACGTCCACGTGCGCGGCAACCGGATCACCCTGCGCGGTGACTACCGCGAGGTCGACCTGGCCGACCAGTTGATCGCCCAGCTCGTCGAGATGGTTCGTCGCGGACAGGTGCTCACCAACGACGGCGTCGAGCAGTCGATCATGCTGCTGCGTCGCAAGCAGGAACGTCCCGTCGACGTGCTGGGGATGAACATCCTCACCAACCGCGGTCGCACGATCCGCCCCAAGACGCTCAACCAGAAGAAGTACGTCGACGCGATCGACGACAACACCATCACGTTCGGCATCGGCCCCGCCGGTACCGGCAAGACGTACCTCGCGATGGCCAAGGCCGTCCAGGCACTCAACGCCAAGAAGGTCAGCCGGATCATCCTGACCCGTCCCGCAGTCGAGGCGGGCGAGCGTCTGGGCTACCTGCCCGGCACACTGACCGAGAAGATCGACCCCTACCTGCGCCCGCTCTACGACGCGTTGCACGAGATGGTCGACCCCGAAGCGATCCCGAAGATGATGGAGACCGGTGTCGTCGAGGTGGCACCGCTGGCCTACATGCGTGGCCGCACCCTCAACGACGCGTTCATCATTCTTGACGAGGCCCAGAACACCTCGCCGGAGCAGATGAAGATGTTCCTGACCCGTCTGGGATTCGGATCCACGATCGTGGTCACCGGCGACATCACCCAGGTCGACCTCCCCGGCGGCGTCCGCTCAGGACTCAAGGTCATCGAGGAGATCCTTGACGGCGTCAAGGACATCTCCTTCCACCGCCTCACCTCCCACGACGTCGTCCGGCACGCGCTGGTCGGCAAGATCGTGGCCGCCTACGACCAGTTCGACGCCGCGAAGGAGGTCGAGCGACTCCGCGTCCAGGAGCACCGTGAGGCCCGCGCGGCGAAGTCCGACGCCGCGTCCAAGGACGCCGCCGGCACCTCCAGCCAGAACCCCCGTCCCGCCAAGGAGCGCTGA
- a CDS encoding 16S rRNA (uracil(1498)-N(3))-methyltransferase produces MSLPVHVVDDLTGAVVGGEVEVRGDEAHHAVQVRRMTAGERVVLTDGRGTAVTGPVASTGKKVFTVSVEEREVHEHPEPRFTVVQALPKGERGELAVEVLTEVGVDTVVPWAASRSVAVWRGERAVKSHAKWSNAAREAAKQSRRVWHPEVTPMASTEEVLRLVAEADVALVLHEEATEPLAAVPVPATGRILLVVGPEGGVAPDEVTALREAGAHVVRLGSEVLRTSTAGVVAVGALLARSPRWGA; encoded by the coding sequence ATGAGCCTCCCGGTCCACGTCGTCGACGACCTCACCGGCGCCGTCGTCGGCGGTGAGGTCGAGGTGCGCGGCGACGAGGCGCACCACGCCGTCCAGGTCCGTCGGATGACGGCCGGTGAACGCGTCGTCCTCACCGACGGTCGGGGCACCGCCGTCACCGGACCGGTGGCCAGCACCGGCAAGAAGGTCTTCACCGTGAGCGTCGAGGAGCGCGAGGTGCACGAGCACCCCGAGCCTCGTTTCACCGTCGTCCAGGCCCTGCCCAAGGGGGAACGCGGTGAGCTCGCCGTCGAGGTGCTCACTGAGGTCGGTGTCGACACCGTCGTGCCGTGGGCCGCGTCCCGTTCGGTCGCGGTGTGGCGTGGTGAGCGTGCGGTGAAGTCGCACGCCAAGTGGTCCAACGCCGCGCGCGAGGCGGCCAAGCAGTCGCGCCGCGTCTGGCACCCCGAGGTGACGCCGATGGCGTCGACCGAAGAGGTCCTGCGTCTCGTCGCCGAGGCTGACGTGGCGCTGGTGCTCCACGAGGAGGCCACCGAACCTCTGGCCGCGGTCCCGGTGCCCGCCACCGGACGGATCCTGCTCGTCGTCGGCCCCGAGGGCGGTGTCGCCCCCGACGAGGTGACCGCCCTGCGTGAGGCTGGTGCGCACGTGGTCCGTCTGGGCAGCGAGGTCCTGCGGACCTCGACCGCCGGCGTCGTGGCGGTCGGCGCCCTGTTGGCGCGTTCGCCCCGCTGGGGAGCCTGA
- the era gene encoding GTPase Era: MNENTTPEHRSGFVSFVGRPNAGKSTLTNALVGKKVVITSNKPQTTRTVVRGIVHRPDAQLILVDTPGLHRPRTLLGERLNDLVKTTWAEVDVVAVCFPANEKPGPGDRFIVNELSKVRRKIKVAIATKTDLVNPEQLGEHLLAIQALGKETNTDWAEIIPVSSESGDQIGLLADLLVGLLPEGPQLYPDGDLTDAPEEILAAELIREAALEGVRDELPHSIAVTVEEMGMRANRDPEKPLLDVFATIHVERDSQKGILIGKKGSRLSAVGKEARQQIEALLGSPVYLDLHVRVAKDWQRDPRQLRRLGF, from the coding sequence ATGAACGAGAACACCACCCCCGAGCACCGGAGCGGGTTCGTCTCGTTCGTCGGCCGCCCCAACGCCGGCAAGTCGACGCTGACCAACGCGCTGGTCGGCAAGAAGGTGGTCATCACCTCCAACAAGCCGCAGACCACCCGTACGGTCGTGCGTGGCATCGTGCACCGCCCCGACGCCCAGCTGATCCTCGTCGACACCCCCGGCCTGCACCGCCCGCGCACCCTGCTGGGTGAGCGCCTCAACGACCTCGTGAAGACCACCTGGGCCGAGGTCGACGTCGTCGCGGTCTGCTTCCCCGCCAACGAGAAGCCGGGCCCCGGTGACCGTTTCATCGTCAACGAGCTGTCCAAGGTGCGTCGCAAGATCAAGGTCGCGATCGCGACCAAGACCGACCTCGTCAACCCCGAGCAGCTCGGTGAGCACCTGCTCGCCATCCAGGCGCTCGGCAAGGAGACCAACACCGACTGGGCCGAGATCATCCCGGTCTCCTCGGAGTCCGGCGACCAGATCGGTCTGCTCGCCGACCTCCTCGTCGGACTGCTGCCCGAGGGCCCGCAGCTCTACCCGGACGGCGACCTCACCGATGCCCCCGAGGAGATCCTGGCCGCTGAACTCATCCGCGAGGCCGCCCTCGAGGGTGTTCGCGACGAGCTCCCGCACTCCATCGCCGTCACGGTCGAGGAGATGGGCATGCGCGCCAACCGCGACCCCGAGAAGCCGCTCCTGGACGTGTTCGCCACGATCCACGTCGAGCGTGACTCCCAGAAGGGCATCCTGATCGGCAAGAAGGGCTCACGCCTCTCCGCCGTCGGCAAGGAGGCCCGTCAGCAGATCGAGGCCCTGCTCGGTTCGCCGGTCTACCTCGACCTGCACGTGCGCGTGGCCAAGGACTGGCAGCGCGACCCGCGTCAGCTCCGTCGCCTGGGTTTCTGA
- a CDS encoding siderophore-interacting protein: MSTRALQYTATVLRREQLSDHFVRIVLGGEGLSGFTSTGIPDEWVGLVVPGQFQSRYYTVRSWDGVEMVLDIVVHEVGLVTEWAAGDCVGDEVTVQEAKGSFELPEGAQWLMLVGDLTALPAMARIAEETDLPTRMWAEVPDDLASYLAAATDVTWLDQPGHGTSALAEAVEKIDWPEGEGYFWMAGESAQMRAIRKHLMRERKLPTSAYDVMGYWRSVAGRQPRKIDPVRPSAATSSQADQAQTTSTSKDDA, encoded by the coding sequence GTGAGCACCCGAGCACTGCAGTACACCGCCACGGTCCTGCGCCGTGAGCAGTTGAGCGACCACTTCGTCCGGATCGTCCTGGGCGGTGAAGGCCTGAGCGGCTTCACCTCGACCGGCATTCCTGACGAATGGGTCGGTCTGGTGGTGCCCGGTCAGTTCCAGTCGCGCTACTACACGGTGCGTTCGTGGGACGGCGTCGAGATGGTTCTCGACATCGTCGTCCACGAGGTCGGTCTGGTCACCGAATGGGCCGCTGGCGACTGCGTCGGTGACGAGGTCACCGTCCAGGAGGCCAAGGGTTCCTTCGAGCTCCCCGAAGGCGCGCAGTGGCTGATGCTCGTCGGCGACCTCACCGCGCTGCCGGCGATGGCCCGGATCGCGGAGGAGACCGACCTCCCCACCCGGATGTGGGCCGAGGTCCCCGACGACCTCGCCTCCTACCTCGCCGCCGCGACCGACGTGACCTGGCTGGACCAGCCCGGACACGGCACCTCCGCCCTGGCCGAGGCCGTCGAGAAGATCGACTGGCCCGAGGGCGAGGGGTACTTCTGGATGGCCGGCGAGTCCGCCCAGATGCGCGCCATCCGCAAGCACCTGATGCGCGAGCGCAAGCTTCCCACCAGCGCCTACGACGTGATGGGCTACTGGCGATCCGTCGCCGGACGACAGCCCCGCAAGATCGACCCGGTCCGCCCCTCGGCGGCCACCTCCAGTCAGGCCGACCAGGCCCAGACCACCTCCACCAGCAAGGACGACGCATGA
- a CDS encoding histidine triad nucleotide-binding protein yields the protein MTEAPTGQPQADCLFCKIVAGEIPATVVAETATTLAFRDVSPQAPTHVLVVPRSHHENAAAVAEAEPGVVADLFTTARAVAEAEGLGGDYRTVFNTGAGAGQTVFHAHLHVLGGRPLNWPPG from the coding sequence ATGACCGAAGCACCGACGGGCCAGCCCCAGGCTGACTGCCTCTTCTGCAAGATCGTGGCCGGCGAGATCCCGGCCACCGTGGTGGCCGAGACCGCGACCACGCTCGCCTTCCGTGACGTCTCCCCACAGGCCCCCACCCATGTCCTCGTGGTGCCGCGCAGCCACCACGAGAACGCCGCCGCGGTGGCCGAGGCCGAGCCCGGCGTCGTCGCCGACCTCTTCACCACCGCTCGCGCGGTGGCCGAGGCCGAGGGCCTGGGTGGCGACTACCGCACCGTCTTCAACACCGGTGCCGGAGCCGGTCAGACCGTCTTCCACGCCCACCTGCACGTCCTCGGCGGACGCCCCCTCAACTGGCCCCCCGGCTGA
- a CDS encoding cytidine deaminase, with translation MSDVTPLSAEDKKLVTLARATRARVGAAEGAAVRDTDGRTYAAASVDLDSLKVSALQVCVAMAFASGSAGLEAAVRLSETAEVTGADVAALVEFGGDSVILHVGDPKGAVSSSSVAAV, from the coding sequence GTGAGCGACGTGACCCCCCTCTCCGCCGAGGACAAGAAGCTCGTCACCCTGGCCCGCGCCACCCGCGCCCGGGTCGGTGCCGCCGAGGGCGCTGCCGTGCGTGACACCGACGGCCGCACCTACGCCGCCGCATCGGTGGACCTCGACTCCCTCAAGGTCTCCGCGCTGCAGGTCTGCGTCGCGATGGCGTTCGCGTCCGGTTCCGCCGGCCTCGAGGCGGCCGTGCGTCTCTCGGAGACTGCGGAGGTCACCGGCGCCGACGTGGCCGCGCTGGTCGAGTTCGGCGGCGACTCCGTCATCCTGCACGTGGGCGACCCCAAGGGTGCCGTCTCCTCCAGCAGCGTCGCGGCGGTCTGA
- a CDS encoding septum formation family protein: MSSRPRTVTRALALWGAALLVSVSACSGEDSTPEAGDSPGPTASATPTPTPEPTPPPKPKVGSCHVLSWNDALAPTATVAGESCTKSTSLTFHVGTLKADQVDSTSAQEQIAKACPKKLRSYLGGTSEQRRLSVLTTVWFTPTIEEEEQGADWYRCDLVAPSNGKLLKVKRGMRDSIGTERAAKYELCAKGSIGSKTFTHVACAKKHSWKAISTVNLSGEKYPGRKAIAATLTQPCTDAATAVASNKRDVTWGQEGPTKAQWKAGQRYGYCWAPA, from the coding sequence ATGAGCTCCCGCCCCCGGACCGTCACCCGCGCTCTGGCCCTGTGGGGTGCCGCCCTGCTGGTGAGCGTCTCTGCCTGCAGTGGAGAGGACTCCACGCCCGAGGCCGGCGACTCCCCCGGCCCGACGGCCTCCGCGACGCCGACGCCCACTCCTGAACCGACTCCCCCGCCGAAGCCGAAGGTCGGGTCCTGCCACGTCCTGAGTTGGAACGACGCTCTGGCGCCGACCGCGACGGTGGCTGGCGAGTCGTGCACGAAGTCGACGTCGTTGACCTTCCACGTCGGGACGTTGAAGGCAGACCAGGTGGACTCCACCTCCGCTCAGGAGCAGATCGCCAAGGCGTGCCCGAAGAAGCTCCGCTCCTACCTGGGCGGGACGTCGGAGCAGCGTCGCCTCAGCGTCCTGACGACAGTGTGGTTCACCCCGACGATCGAGGAGGAGGAGCAGGGTGCCGACTGGTACCGCTGTGACCTCGTCGCCCCCAGCAACGGCAAGCTGCTCAAGGTGAAGCGCGGCATGCGCGACTCGATCGGCACCGAGAGGGCAGCCAAGTACGAGCTCTGCGCGAAGGGATCGATCGGCTCGAAGACCTTCACCCACGTGGCCTGCGCCAAGAAGCACTCGTGGAAGGCGATCTCGACGGTCAACCTGTCGGGTGAGAAGTACCCCGGACGCAAGGCCATCGCTGCGACCCTGACCCAGCCCTGCACCGACGCCGCCACCGCGGTGGCCAGCAACAAGCGCGACGTCACCTGGGGCCAGGAAGGCCCCACGAAGGCGCAGTGGAAGGCCGGACAGCGGTACGGGTACTGCTGGGCACCCGCCTGA
- a CDS encoding SAM-dependent methyltransferase: MSAFFRTADPHGSSGGGSGGGARDEGGTSDVAGTLASLFRDGMPVRLTAWDGSSAGPADSLLGLHLRSERALSYLVTAPGDLGMARAWASGDLEISGAHPGDPYDLLLLLLDRIALRVPGPGELVRLVRTLGPRTFVPPTPPPQEHLPRWRRLVEGMRHSEARDAEAIEHHYDVSNAFYSHVLGESMAYTCALYTDADRTLEQAQYDKFDLVARKLELAPGQRLLDVGCGWGGMAMHAAREYGVHVTAVTLSPSQAEWGQRAVREAGLEGLVEIRHQDYREVTEGDFDAISSIGLMEHVGVKNYGSYFTFLRGKLKPQGRLLNHCITRPHNHPEEAGAFIDRYVFPDGELTGSGRIVTEAQDAGLEVVHTENLRKHYAMTLRDWNANLVEHWDECVAEAGAGTARIWGLYLAASRLGFERDKIQLHQVLAVRTEDGDDGLGLRPHW, from the coding sequence ATGAGCGCCTTCTTCCGTACCGCTGACCCGCACGGATCGTCCGGAGGAGGCTCCGGCGGAGGAGCCCGGGACGAGGGCGGCACCAGCGACGTCGCGGGCACTCTGGCCAGCCTCTTCCGGGACGGGATGCCGGTGCGGCTCACGGCCTGGGACGGCAGCAGCGCCGGCCCTGCCGACAGCCTGCTGGGCCTGCACCTACGCTCAGAACGAGCGCTCTCCTACCTCGTCACCGCTCCCGGTGACCTCGGGATGGCGCGCGCCTGGGCGTCGGGAGACCTGGAGATCTCCGGTGCCCACCCCGGTGACCCCTACGACCTTCTGTTGCTGCTCCTGGACCGGATCGCGCTGCGGGTCCCCGGGCCGGGGGAGTTGGTCCGGCTGGTGCGCACCCTGGGCCCACGCACCTTCGTCCCGCCCACCCCGCCGCCGCAGGAGCACCTGCCGCGGTGGCGTCGTCTGGTGGAGGGGATGCGTCACTCCGAGGCGCGTGACGCCGAGGCGATCGAGCACCACTACGACGTCTCCAACGCGTTCTACTCCCACGTGCTAGGGGAGTCGATGGCGTACACCTGTGCGCTCTACACCGACGCGGACCGGACGCTGGAGCAGGCCCAGTACGACAAGTTCGACCTCGTGGCCCGCAAGCTCGAGCTCGCGCCCGGCCAGCGCCTCCTCGACGTCGGCTGTGGGTGGGGTGGGATGGCGATGCACGCGGCGCGGGAGTACGGCGTCCACGTCACCGCCGTCACCCTCTCGCCGTCCCAGGCGGAATGGGGACAGCGGGCCGTGCGCGAGGCAGGGCTGGAGGGCCTGGTCGAGATCCGTCACCAGGACTACCGCGAGGTGACCGAAGGGGACTTCGACGCGATCAGCTCGATCGGGCTGATGGAGCACGTCGGGGTGAAGAACTACGGCTCCTACTTCACGTTCCTGCGCGGCAAGCTGAAGCCGCAGGGGCGGCTGCTCAACCACTGCATCACCCGGCCGCACAACCACCCCGAGGAGGCCGGTGCCTTCATCGACCGCTACGTCTTCCCCGACGGGGAACTCACCGGTTCGGGGCGGATCGTCACCGAGGCCCAGGACGCCGGACTCGAGGTCGTGCACACCGAGAACCTGCGCAAGCACTACGCGATGACGCTGCGGGACTGGAACGCCAACCTCGTCGAGCACTGGGACGAGTGCGTCGCCGAGGCCGGGGCAGGGACCGCCCGGATCTGGGGTCTCTACCTGGCGGCGTCGCGACTGGGGTTCGAGCGCGACAAGATCCAGTTGCACCAGGTCCTGGCGGTGCGCACCGAGGACGGCGACGACGGTCTGGGTCTGCGTCCGCACTGGTGA
- a CDS encoding Gmad2 immunoglobulin-like domain-containing protein, with amino-acid sequence MNALLLPRRATTLALAATLALGLTACGTDEPEPTGSTPHAGATTTPAPTDEAPEDAATPSTPSTGDDAGNTSAAPRAVAVYFVGSTPAGPRLFREFRNVTGDALTEAARLVDGGGALDPDYRTLWPGMALDSVATGDGTITVTLKADAFTQAPDGMETDEAELAIQQLVHTLQAVAGDRLPVRFERPSGPATLFGVDVSEPVTAADPLDVLAGVNLTTPAQGASTARGTLAVAGVANADEATVQWRIEADGEVVLNGSATAEGWMDKLYPFETSVDVSSLEPGQYVFVAANGETGEGEEGFGPTEDSKAFTVR; translated from the coding sequence ATGAACGCGCTGCTTCTTCCCCGCCGTGCCACCACTCTGGCGCTCGCCGCGACCCTGGCTCTCGGTCTGACCGCGTGCGGCACCGACGAGCCCGAGCCCACGGGCAGCACCCCGCACGCCGGTGCCACCACCACGCCGGCCCCCACCGACGAGGCACCGGAGGACGCAGCCACTCCCAGCACTCCCTCCACGGGCGACGACGCCGGCAACACGTCCGCCGCGCCCCGCGCCGTGGCGGTGTACTTCGTCGGCAGCACCCCGGCCGGGCCCCGCCTGTTCCGTGAGTTCCGCAACGTCACCGGCGATGCCCTGACCGAGGCCGCCCGCCTGGTCGACGGCGGCGGCGCCCTCGACCCCGACTACCGCACCCTGTGGCCCGGAATGGCGCTCGACTCCGTCGCCACCGGCGACGGCACGATCACCGTCACCCTGAAGGCAGACGCCTTCACCCAGGCCCCCGACGGGATGGAGACCGACGAGGCCGAGCTCGCGATCCAGCAGCTCGTCCACACTCTCCAGGCCGTGGCTGGGGACCGCCTCCCGGTCCGGTTCGAGCGCCCCTCCGGTCCCGCGACCCTGTTCGGTGTCGACGTCTCCGAGCCCGTCACCGCGGCCGACCCGCTCGACGTCCTCGCCGGGGTCAACCTCACCACTCCCGCGCAGGGCGCGAGCACCGCGCGCGGAACCCTGGCCGTGGCCGGCGTCGCGAACGCCGACGAGGCCACCGTCCAGTGGCGGATCGAGGCCGACGGTGAGGTCGTGCTGAACGGCAGCGCCACCGCCGAGGGCTGGATGGACAAGCTCTACCCCTTCGAGACCTCCGTCGACGTCTCCTCCCTCGAGCCGGGCCAGTACGTCTTCGTCGCCGCGAACGGCGAGACGGGCGAGGGCGAGGAGGGCTTCGGCCCCACCGAGGACAGCAAGGCGTTCACGGTGCGCTGA
- a CDS encoding FAD-binding oxidoreductase translates to MSQTEASPISHDRQEAHRLHEAAVDRLRASYAAIAAGEPVRLAKRTTNLFRPRDRAVRGLDVSGLDGVIEVDPVTRTALVQGMCTYETLTEATLHHGLMPLVVPQLRTITIGGAVTGLGIESTSLRNGLPHESVLEMDVLTGDGRLVTCYPGDELFDAFPNSYGSLGYVVRLLIDLEPIGDLVGLRHLRFRSSADWVRAVAEISRTGAHAGLRVDAVDGVAFAPDDLRLSLATFDVEVEGHDWHGQHEPSDFTGDEIYFHSVRDRLTDLVTAEQYLWRWDTDWFWCSGAFGLHDPKIRRMWPRRWRRSDVYQRLVGLDHRFGVIRRLDARAGRPQRERVVQDVEVPIERTGEFLDWFDAEVGMRPLWLCPLRLRGEHTWPLYPLEAGRTYVNLGFWGTVQVGPDAPHAPRNRAVEAKVAELGGHKSLYSEAFYDRATFDRLYGGAHLAAVKQRFDPEHRLTDAYDKVVRRR, encoded by the coding sequence GTGAGCCAGACGGAAGCGTCACCCATCAGCCACGACCGCCAGGAAGCCCACCGTCTTCACGAGGCGGCCGTGGACCGGCTGCGTGCGTCCTACGCCGCGATCGCTGCGGGGGAGCCGGTACGGCTCGCCAAACGCACCACCAACCTGTTCCGACCCCGTGACCGAGCGGTGCGCGGGCTCGACGTCTCCGGCCTCGACGGTGTGATCGAGGTCGACCCGGTCACCCGCACCGCACTCGTCCAGGGGATGTGCACCTACGAGACGCTCACCGAGGCCACGCTGCACCACGGGCTGATGCCGCTGGTGGTGCCGCAACTGCGCACGATCACCATCGGCGGAGCCGTCACCGGTCTGGGGATCGAGTCCACCAGCCTGCGCAACGGCCTCCCACACGAATCGGTGCTGGAGATGGACGTCCTCACCGGCGACGGCCGTCTGGTCACGTGCTACCCCGGGGACGAGCTGTTCGACGCCTTCCCCAACTCCTACGGTTCGCTCGGCTACGTCGTGCGGCTCCTGATCGATCTGGAGCCGATCGGTGACCTGGTGGGCCTGCGTCACCTCCGGTTCCGCTCGTCGGCCGACTGGGTCCGTGCGGTGGCGGAGATCTCCCGCACCGGAGCCCACGCCGGGCTGCGGGTCGACGCCGTCGACGGAGTGGCCTTCGCCCCCGACGACCTGCGCCTGAGCCTGGCCACCTTCGACGTCGAGGTGGAGGGCCACGACTGGCACGGACAGCACGAACCGTCCGACTTCACCGGTGACGAGATCTACTTCCACTCCGTGCGGGACCGGCTCACCGACCTCGTCACCGCCGAGCAGTACCTGTGGCGCTGGGACACCGACTGGTTCTGGTGCTCGGGAGCCTTCGGCCTCCACGACCCCAAGATCCGTCGAATGTGGCCGCGGCGGTGGCGCCGCTCCGACGTGTACCAGCGCCTCGTCGGCCTCGACCACCGATTCGGCGTGATCCGACGTCTCGACGCGCGTGCCGGACGCCCCCAGCGTGAACGCGTGGTCCAGGACGTCGAGGTGCCGATCGAACGGACCGGGGAGTTCCTCGACTGGTTCGACGCCGAGGTGGGCATGCGTCCGCTGTGGCTGTGCCCGCTCCGGTTGCGTGGGGAGCACACCTGGCCGCTCTACCCCCTCGAGGCAGGGCGGACCTATGTGAACCTCGGTTTCTGGGGGACGGTGCAGGTGGGGCCCGACGCCCCGCACGCCCCCCGCAACCGCGCCGTCGAGGCGAAGGTCGCGGAGTTGGGAGGGCACAAGTCGCTCTACTCCGAGGCCTTCTACGACCGTGCCACCTTCGACCGTCTCTACGGCGGGGCCCATCTTGCTGCGGTGAAGCAACGCTTCGATCCCGAACACCGACTGACCGACGCCTACGACAAGGTGGTGAGGCGACGATGA